A DNA window from Luteolibacter luteus contains the following coding sequences:
- a CDS encoding sulfatase family protein, producing MPFHALWFALLLVSMGGVHAARPNIVLFVTDDQSPIAGCYGSPVIRTPYLDQLAGEGTRFTEAFATTASCSASRSVILTGLHNHANGQYGHVHDYHKFETFQSCSSLSLPLQLKSLGYRTAHIGKLHVAPESVYGFERWLASKGAHQTPDWVEACEPLFNEKTEQPFFLCFWTNDPHRGAEDDLNAPEELKPNRFGNPATNESYKGIEEVAYDPAVLPVPDFLPDTPECRRELAQYYQSVTRTDKALGALVAALKKAGQYENTMIVFTADHGMAFPGAKTTVYEAGLRVPFVVKMPGVTGGVVNDAMISHSDITPTLLDAAGGYEAGKQAPMTLLPVTKLGRGENPGPKFQRYHGRSWLDVLGKEHGAGWDSVMASHTFHEIQMYYPMRALRDRQFKLIWNIAAPLPYPFASDLWAASTWQAQYRKGLDAPYGKRTVGSYIQRPAFELFDLKADPAESRNLVDDPNFRIQIDAMKKRLKAAQEETSDPWVLKWQYE from the coding sequence ATGCCTTTTCACGCATTGTGGTTTGCCCTGTTGCTGGTGTCCATGGGGGGCGTCCATGCCGCCAGGCCGAACATCGTGCTCTTCGTGACGGACGACCAGAGTCCGATCGCGGGCTGCTACGGGTCACCGGTGATCCGGACGCCGTATCTCGATCAACTCGCGGGGGAGGGCACGCGGTTCACCGAAGCCTTCGCGACGACTGCTTCCTGTTCGGCGAGCCGCTCGGTTATCCTGACCGGCCTTCACAACCATGCAAACGGCCAGTACGGCCACGTGCATGACTACCACAAGTTTGAGACTTTCCAGAGCTGTTCGTCCTTGAGTTTGCCGCTGCAGTTGAAGTCGCTGGGCTACCGCACCGCGCACATCGGGAAGCTGCACGTGGCTCCCGAATCGGTCTACGGCTTCGAACGCTGGCTAGCCTCGAAAGGCGCACATCAAACTCCGGACTGGGTGGAAGCCTGTGAACCTCTTTTCAACGAAAAGACGGAGCAACCCTTCTTCCTCTGCTTCTGGACCAACGATCCCCATCGTGGTGCTGAGGACGATCTGAACGCACCGGAAGAGTTGAAGCCGAACCGCTTTGGTAACCCTGCCACTAACGAATCCTACAAGGGAATCGAAGAGGTGGCTTACGATCCGGCGGTCCTGCCTGTTCCCGATTTTTTGCCGGATACACCGGAGTGCCGTCGCGAGCTGGCGCAGTACTATCAGAGCGTCACGCGCACGGACAAGGCGCTTGGGGCCTTGGTTGCGGCGCTGAAGAAGGCGGGGCAGTATGAGAATACGATGATCGTCTTCACGGCGGATCACGGCATGGCTTTCCCCGGAGCAAAGACGACCGTGTATGAAGCGGGACTTAGGGTGCCTTTCGTCGTCAAGATGCCGGGTGTGACAGGAGGAGTGGTCAACGATGCGATGATCTCGCATTCGGACATCACTCCCACACTTCTCGATGCGGCTGGGGGATATGAGGCTGGAAAGCAGGCTCCGATGACTCTTCTGCCAGTGACGAAGCTGGGAAGGGGTGAGAATCCTGGCCCGAAGTTCCAGCGTTACCATGGCAGGTCATGGCTGGATGTGCTCGGGAAGGAGCACGGAGCGGGTTGGGATTCGGTCATGGCGTCGCACACCTTTCATGAGATCCAGATGTACTACCCTATGCGGGCGCTCAGAGACCGGCAGTTCAAGCTGATCTGGAACATTGCCGCACCGCTCCCCTATCCCTTCGCATCCGATCTCTGGGCGGCATCGACTTGGCAGGCGCAATACAGGAAGGGCTTGGATGCGCCCTACGGAAAACGTACGGTCGGATCATACATCCAGCGTCCGGCCTTCGAGCTGTTCGATCTAAAGGCGGATCCCGCCGAGTCCAGGAACCTTGTGGACGATCCGAACTTCCGCATTCAGATCGATGCCATGAAGAAGCGGCTCAAGGCAGCGCAGGAGGAGACCTCCGACCCTTGGGTGCTAAAGTGGCAGTATGAGTAA